The following proteins are encoded in a genomic region of Fervidobacterium pennivorans DSM 9078:
- a CDS encoding O-antigen polymerase, which translates to MKKLLASNSRCTRSAQIYDSKVLFIIIAIIVSYTAYLTLLTPKLNPGLHWVAILTFLLNGSFFLIQLATISPLGFSLKEIYYLFMVIFMFVAPLIQYISGQFPWWDTYLLTNERIIYANILILLFTVLFELTYIKTNERAKTFLGKIFQKEIKHHRLYISWLLIVSAFYFAYLLREASTIVLLFSRGTYGEVFTDVSQPVMLILNITFGGISVHLLAYVIATARKRASINRILLALASLLVILENFPTGRARFWTGAVYLGIFIVWKRTFKKKNLFKVIFIVSFIILFPLLNLFRAQAINEALGSNIKPPTILETITTGDFDAYSMFVRTIAVVHEEGPTNGRQLLGNLLFFVPRSVWQNKPVGSGHEIAQRLGWSFTNVSCPLVGEAYINFGILGIPLFAIALGYVTKKLDSLYYGSIVRFSNNVLVIELLYPFYIGFLFFILRGDLLSSLSYTIGFSIPVFIEVLLEHMLFKSVL; encoded by the coding sequence AGATGTACAAGAAGCGCACAGATTTATGACTCTAAAGTGTTATTTATAATTATTGCAATAATCGTTTCTTATACCGCTTACCTAACATTATTAACTCCCAAGCTCAATCCTGGGCTACACTGGGTAGCTATTCTTACCTTTTTGCTCAACGGCTCATTCTTTTTAATACAGTTAGCAACTATATCCCCGCTCGGATTTAGTCTCAAAGAGATATATTATTTGTTTATGGTAATTTTCATGTTCGTAGCACCGCTTATCCAATACATTTCTGGACAGTTTCCTTGGTGGGATACATACTTGTTAACAAATGAAAGAATTATTTATGCTAACATTCTCATTTTGCTCTTCACGGTGCTATTTGAGCTAACATATATAAAAACGAATGAACGTGCCAAAACATTTCTGGGAAAGATTTTCCAGAAGGAAATTAAACACCACAGGCTTTACATCTCTTGGTTGTTGATTGTCTCAGCTTTTTACTTTGCTTACCTGCTTCGGGAAGCTTCAACTATTGTTCTTTTGTTTTCCAGAGGTACCTATGGCGAAGTCTTCACAGATGTATCTCAGCCTGTTATGCTGATTTTGAACATTACCTTTGGCGGAATTTCGGTACATCTCTTAGCTTATGTTATTGCTACGGCAAGAAAGCGTGCGTCTATTAATCGCATACTTCTGGCTTTGGCGTCGTTACTGGTTATACTGGAAAATTTTCCAACAGGAAGAGCAAGATTTTGGACGGGGGCAGTTTACTTGGGAATTTTTATAGTTTGGAAAAGAACCTTTAAAAAGAAAAATTTGTTTAAAGTAATTTTTATAGTAAGTTTCATAATACTATTTCCACTTTTGAACCTTTTTAGAGCACAAGCCATTAACGAAGCACTTGGTTCGAACATCAAACCACCAACCATTCTTGAAACTATAACTACCGGTGATTTCGACGCCTATTCAATGTTTGTAAGAACCATAGCGGTAGTTCACGAGGAAGGACCAACAAATGGGAGACAACTCCTCGGCAATCTGCTTTTTTTCGTTCCCAGGTCTGTATGGCAGAATAAACCTGTGGGAAGTGGTCATGAAATAGCTCAAAGACTTGGGTGGAGCTTTACAAATGTGTCATGTCCGCTCGTGGGAGAGGCATACATTAACTTCGGGATTTTGGGAATACCATTGTTTGCGATTGCACTTGGCTATGTGACGAAAAAGTTAGATTCCTTATATTATGGCTCTATAGTTCGTTTTAGTAATAATGTGCTGGTGATAGAATTACTTTACCCTTTTTACATAGGATTCCTGTTTTTCATCCTTAGAGGGGATTTGCTCAGCTCATTAAGTTATACTATAGGTTTTTCGATACCAGTCTTTATTGAGGTTTTGTTGGAGCACATGCTATTCAAGTCCGTCTTGTAG